The sequence below is a genomic window from Anser cygnoides isolate HZ-2024a breed goose chromosome 8, Taihu_goose_T2T_genome, whole genome shotgun sequence.
TTTCACACTGGGGTGCTGGTATGGCAGGGGAGGGCTGCAGTTGTCCAGTAGGTGCTTTGAGGTCCACAAAGAAGCATCTCTTTtaacatttgctttattttgtatttattagtGTGCTGACACATACCACCCTGCATGTTCAGCTACAAGATGGAGAGGCTTGCTAAAACTCTGAACATAGCTGAGCATGTggctatgttttattttcccctggTACTGGGAACTCTTGATAACTCTTGCAAAGATGTATTGATATTTAAATAATGACGAATACATTCTAAATAAAAAACGTTTGCATTAGTCTCTTCTAAAGTGCCATTGTGTGAACCAAGGACTGCATGGTGATGCAATTCATTGACTAAGGTTCCTCTAAAATCAGTCTTTTGTAACTGGTTTCACTCGGATTGTTTTAAATCAGAGGATGGTGAAATAGCCATTATACCCTTCAGCTGTGCTCTTCTGCAGAGGAACCCATCCCTCAGCCCTGCAAGCCTGGGGCTGTGGAGGGTCCTGGGCTTCCCGGCGTCCATGCTGCGCCTGACGGGGAGCAACCATCCTCACCaaggggctggggtgggcacggggccaCCCCAAAGACAGCTGTGGAAGGGGGAACCCAAAGGAGCACCTCCTTGCAGCAAACCCCCAGTGTCCTGCATgactgcagctggggagagcttctccctttccccaggTGCGctcgctgcctgcagcaggcccAGCTGCCCCTCAGACAAATGTTTTCCCTATCACAGCTCCAGAGGAGAACACATTTCAGCTCAGGGCTTGACCTAGCCATGGGCACAAATCCTATaagtgcagagctgctgcctgacGGCGACGTGGCTGAGGGTGAGCAGGCTGCCCGGGCCGTGCAGGCACCGGGGGGGTTTCCTCCAGGCCAGTCTCCCGGGgtgatatttttattcctttttccagtttcttggGAAACTGCCACATCTGCTGCAGCCGAAGCTCTCAGAGGCCTTTGCTGTTTGCCAGGGCTTTTGGGAACAACTTTTGGGAGTGCTCTGTGGGAAGTAAGGACGTGCTGCCCCTTcagtgcaaagagaaaaaatagtcCATCGAGACGGTAGCagaaatatatgtttatatgtgGATTACTGAGTGGTACAAGAATGTGGGTTAACACAACCAGTTCCTCAGTGCCCACCAGCATCCCGCATCACCACTCAGGAGACCTGTCTAGTGGGAATCACACAGAGACCATCAAACTGGGAGACAGCTGCTTGGATGTGTAAGGAGCCTATCTGTTCCAACCTCGGTCCCGTCCTTGGCTGGGGCACTTGGCACGCTCCAGCCAGGGAGCCCAGGCCCGTGACCAGGGGCTGGGACGAGCCCCgggacacccccagccccccgtggGCAGCTGCAGCCGTCCCATgccggggcagagctgggcgATTCGCCCCGTGGCAGGTGAGGTGCGAGGGCCCGGTCGCCAAATTAGCCAGGGCGCACGCAGCAAGCAATGCCCTGGCATTAACCCGAGTGCCCCGGGCTGCAGTGTGGGGTTGTCTTGCCCCACAGCagagggggggtccccaggcacCCCGCGTGCCTCAGAGAGCACGAGGTGTGCTGGGGCAGCGGGGTGTGCCAGCGCCAGGGCTGCTGGTGGTCTGAGAGCACAGGGTGACTTCTGAGGGTGTTTGGGAAGACGTGCCTCTGTCAGCATCACCAGGGTGGATGGCCAAGGTTTCCTTTGGTGGTGTTGGGGACCGTGCTAAATCCTCTCACACTCATCCCTTAGATCCCAGGCACTGTATGCAAAAACTCtgcatctggactcactgactcACTGGGGATCTGGCTGCCAACATTAAGAGTacttatatatgtgtgtgtgtatactcACGTATGTCTGCAACGGTGCAGATGTATCATGTCATGTGCATAGTGCTCGTATATATGCCAAACTTGATAAGAGCAAGAGTGACAAAATACATAAAGTATTTGCTACCAGAGATATGATGGTTGGTAATAGCCCACCTAAACACTTCTGGGCCTGCAGAAAGCTTGGCTGTGCGGTACAGGCATTGCTACATTTCCGAGCGAGCGTGCCCAGTAATTAGCCAAACGACCCTTCTACACAAACACAACTTCACAAGAGCTCCAAAACACTTTGGGGGTCATGTTTTGTGGCCACCCAGTCACTTCCTGCACCTGTTAAATCACCCCTAAAGCAGGTTTCCAATATTTTCAGCAGAAGTCGAGCTGGGGTGGGATTCCCAGCGGAGCAGTTTCACCTCTCTGGCCTCCGGCTTTCTTTTCGGCACGTACGTACCTGgtgccacctccctgctccgcgtggagctgctgcagccggTGACATCCCAGGTTTTCATCCAGCAGAATCCAAATCTCGACAGTGTCGGTGTTCGACTGCGAAACATGTGAGGGTATCTGGAAATAGCTGCCAAAGCgtcaatgaaaatgaaaggtcTGGGTCTTTCTGCAAGGAAGCCTGGTCGATTTCGCGTTTCTGTGGGTAGCACCATGAGCAGGCAGAGTAAGTGTGCTGAACCCGCTTGTCATGGCACCACGTCGCGGAGATgtttgggtggtggtggggatgcCCTGAGTGACCAGGGCTGCCCgagccctcctgccctgctcctgctctccaCGCACCCTTCTGGGGTGATCCCACACCTCCGGGGGGCAGCTGAAGCTGAAGCTGCCCCCAGGAGGTGCCCACCAGCCTCACGCCCTGCCGCTCCGCTCCGACTTCCCTAGCCGTTCGCTTGAGAGCAGAAGGAAGCCACCGCCGTGGGCACGCTTGTGGTCACCTTCATCTCTCCCTtgcctccccatccctgcctggGAAATGCAGCCCCCATCCTGCGGTGTTTTCATTCCTCACTGCAGTGACAGCGTGCAAATAtctggggctggtggggcttTGATCCGATTCTGAAAGTGTTGAAGAGGCTGCGTGGAGCCTCATGATGAAGTTTAGTGGTCTGGGTCTGGTCCAAGCCGCTAGCAAGGAGCATGACCGCTCGCTTTGAACGTACGTGGCCAATCCCCGGCTGCGTGCTCCTCACACTCAGATGCTGCAGCAAGAAACCATTGTGAGGATGAGGCCTCCAGGCCCCAGGAACAGGGCTCAGCACATTTGGTCAGAGAACTTGCCTATTTGGGGGTGAGTGAGGCCCCGGCGGCCTTTTGCAGTTGCCTTTGCCCCATCATCAGACAGCATTTGTTCTTGTAGCGCACAGTGGGCTGCATTTGGATCGCTTGAAAAGATGCGGCCTTTTCATGAGACTGCCTTATGGATCACCTGCCCTGGGCAGAGAGGGGGagacagaagagagaagcaggCTACACAAACTCAGCAGAGTTTGCCGTCTGTTCAAGAAgacagggttttattttttgtatttccaaCAACATTTTTGGCTTTGGCtttgctgtttgatttttttcttttctcccctggAATTGGCTCTGACCAGTTTCGCTCAGCAGCTTTCTTCTCCCCCAGCATGACTTTCTCCCCTCTAACCGGTGCCCCTGGTTTGGGTTTGTGCAGAAGGATGGCTTTGGCGTGCCTACTGCAGAAGCAACCGGAGCGAGAagcggctgcagcagcatccctgAAGGTGCAACCCGAGCACGGCGCCGGCCACCGCAGTGGTGTGGCTCCGGGCACCGGGAGCACAGGTGGGGACTACGAGCTCGGTACGTAACACAAGTGGGCAGGAGGGCTGCGTTGCTAAAGAGTCCCGGTGTTTTGAACGAGTCGATCGTGCTTCATCCTCTGTACTGCCTCCAGCGGGGAGCGGATGGGCTGCCTCGCAGCCATCCCGGCACACAGCCACCTCTGCCCTACGGCCGCGTGGCTGCTGAGCATCCCCGGGTGCTCCTGCTAGCTGCTCTTctgcaggggaggaaggagactGTGGGAGGAGATGTCGGGCCTTCCGAGCGTCCAAAGCACTGGGGCAGGTGTTTAGCAACACTCCTGGGTGCTCCTGCAGGGTGGCGTCAGGAAAGCAAAGCGGCTACGGGAGGAGTAGGTGCTGAGACAGAAGCAGTAGGGCCGCCCGCAGGGAGTGCCTCGCACAGCCAGGCCGCATTGCTACTTGATTAACTCCTGATAAAACTCCGACCGCACGAATCTGGGCAGGGAGTCTTTCTCCATCAGGGCAAAGATCCTTTTCTGGGCCATGTCGAAGCTGCTCGGCGATGGCTCCACCAGGTTCTTCATGGTTATGGCCTTGGTGAAGTGGTCGATGTTCACCTGTGATGGGAGCGTGACAGGGATGGGGGCTCCACCTGTGCGAGGGGTGGGCTGTGGTATCTCCAAGCCCTTGGCTGTGGCACATCATGCCCTGCAGCCATCCCTCTCTTCTGGGACAGCATCATCCCAAAAACCCCTCATCCCCACCAGcaccatcccctgccccatggTCACTGACCTCTTTGGGCGCCTCGGTCTGGATGAACTCCTCGTAGATCCTCTTAGCCTTCTCCGCCATCTTCACGGGGGACTTGGTCTTCTTGTAGTCCTCGCAGGCCACCCAGAACTCAGCGTTCTCCTCGCTGAACTCGGAGCGCAGGAAGCTGCGGAAGCTGGCGAGCCCGTCTGCGGGGGGCCGGGCACCGCTGAGCGCCAGGGGGGCCCCAAGTCCCCGCTGAGCCCCGGGGGGACCCCGGGCGTGGGGGGACGTGGCCATGGGAAGGGGGGGACTTACAGGGGTTTTGCAGGAGCTTCTCCAGGGAGTCACGCCACTGCAGAGCCTCCTCCGGGGACGGCCTGAAGGGGATAAAGAAAGCCCGGGTAGAGGGGCTGCTCGCCATGCAGCGGGCAGGCATTCCCTTAGAagcagggagggatggagggaagggCTTTGGAGGCTGCAGAACTGGGGTGGTGGGTCAGCGGGAGCTTTGATGCTCCGTTTAGGGACAACAAGGTGGGGTGACAGCGAGTCGGGGCAGAGGGATGGTGTAAGAgttgctggggcagcagctcagATGCCCAGGCTCGTGgtgaggctgggctgggggtaCGTGGGTGAGGCTATTGCCTACATCCAGGACACCGTTCTGCTTTTAGATTTAAGCTAACATTTTCTGAAGGCTTGTTTTGCCTCCTGACACACTTCTCCATCCCTCAAACTGCTAATCCTGCAGAACAAACCATCAGCCTCTCCAGCTACTCCTCTGCTTTGCTGTGTTATAGCTGTgggatgctggagagcaggggCTCGGGGTGAAAGCAGCAAGGTGGGAACAGCTTCAGCATGCCCTGGGGCCATGTCCTGGCTTGGGGACACGCTGCAGCCCCAGAGCCACCCGCCCCGCCTCACTGGCACTTCTGTGCCCTGGCAGATGACTCAGAGAAATCCGAG
It includes:
- the RGS5 gene encoding regulator of G-protein signaling 5; this translates as MCKGLAALPHTCLERAKEIKTKLGTLLQKPDSAIDFIIPYPEKPEKPAKAQKPSPEEALQWRDSLEKLLQNPYGLASFRSFLRSEFSEENAEFWVACEDYKKTKSPVKMAEKAKRIYEEFIQTEAPKEVNIDHFTKAITMKNLVEPSPSSFDMAQKRIFALMEKDSLPRFVRSEFYQELIK